In one Babylonia areolata isolate BAREFJ2019XMU chromosome 14, ASM4173473v1, whole genome shotgun sequence genomic region, the following are encoded:
- the LOC143289593 gene encoding large ribosomal subunit protein eL29-like, with amino-acid sequence MAKSKNHTNHNQNKKAHRNGIKRPKTVRYPSMKGVDPKFLRNLKFSRKHSKKASELAAK; translated from the coding sequence ATGGCCAAGTCCAAGAACCATACCAATCACAACCAGAACAAGAAGGCCCACAGAAATGGCATCAAGAGGCCCAAGACTGTAAGATACCCATCCATGAAAGGGGTGGACCCCAAGTTCTTGAGGAACCTCAAGTTCTCCCGCAAGCACAGCAAGAAGGCTTCCGAGCTGGCGGCCAAGTAA